The following nucleotide sequence is from Nitrospira sp..
AAGCATATGGGAGTAGTGGGGCTGCGCCTCGTGATGGAACTGCGTGGCGTATCCTGTCTCGAATTGGAACAATGCCCATCACCCAAGAAGGGCATTACCTGTTCCCGCTCGTTTGGCAGATCCATCATCAAGCTTCATGAAATGGAAGAAGCGGTTTCCAGCTATACCAGCCGCGCCGCTGAGAAGCTCAGGCGGGAAAAACTCTCGGTGAGTAGCTTATCGGTGTTCCTGCACACCAACCAGTTCAAGGACGCTCCGCAATATAGCAACGCCCTCACCTTCACCCTTCCCGCTCCGACCGACAGCACCCCTGAACTGATTGCCGCCGCCCTTGAAGGTATCCGGAGAATCTGGCGCGATGGGTTCGCCTATAAGAAAGCTGGCGTGATGTTTCTGTCTCTCGTTCCTGCCAGCCAGATACAAACCAGCCTCTTCGATACTGCCGATAGAAGCCGCGCTAAAACACTCATGGCAACGCTGGATGCGATCAACCACCGCTTCGGTTCGGGAACGCTGCAATATGCCTCAAGCGGCATCGCCAAAGAGTGGAAGGCAAGCTTTAACCACTGCTCCCCTGCCTATACGACCCGCTGGGATGAACTGCCCATAGCCCACGCCAATTAATCCGGTTTGCGGAGGAATATGTTCGGTTGGATTCGGGGAGGCAGAGCCGCCCTACCCCTTGACGGGCGTTGTAAGGATGACATCACATCATTTCTACCAAACAATGGTAAAATGACGTAGTAAACCTTTTAGGCTATCAATCCTACCACCAATCTTAGTGCTGTAATTCACACATGCTGAAGATGTGGCGCATATTCAGTGTCCTTCTCCTTGCCTCCCTTTCCCTAGGAAATGGTGAAGTTCCTAAGAATGCCCCACAGGGGGATACCAAGATAAAAACCAATGTTCCAGTGAAGAGCAAAACAGATTCCGACTCACAGCAAAATAATTCTCCCCCTGTTGCTGCTCCCGCCCCCATTCCCAGCGACAGCAATTCCATACATGAGAATCAACGTGAGATGGAGAAGGGAACGGAGTTCTTTTTGTTGCTTGGGTATCGTTTTAAAATTACCGATGTACTGTTGGTTTTGTTCACGGGTTTACTCTGGTGGTCTACTCAAAAGCTGTGGAAAGAAACAAAACACTCCAGCAGTATTTCTGAGAAATCTGCTAATGCAGCTCTTCTCACCGCTCAAAACATGCAGATAACAGAAAGAGCCTACGTCAAAATGTCTCATACTGACCCGGGGCTAGTTCCTATTAAAGGAGAAACAACCGAGTCGTACAAAGTAGAAGTAAAAATTGAAAATTGCGGGAAAACTCCCGCGCTGGTTACCGAAGTTCGCTTGCGCTTTATGCTTCGAGACTGGGACGAATCGCTTCCACCCACAATTGACTACCCTGACAGTGATTCTGCCGAGCGTCCGAGTAGTGCTTTCCTTGTTCCGGGAGATTATTTCTTCGTTACAAGAAATAGTCATAATGATAAGCATCGCGTGGTCAGTAAGGATTCAAAACGGCTACTACTGTTTGGATACATTGACTACACCGATGTCTTCGGTCAGCAACATCGAGCTGGATACGCTAGGGAATATATGACGGTGAAGGGAAACAATCTTTTTCTGGTCGCTGCTAAAGGCTACAATTACGACCGACCACGCAAGGAAACTGACCGCCAAGACCAAGACGCTATAGAATCGTAACCCCTCCCCGCTTCCGCCAGATGACCATTGCTGATCTCCGCGCCTACGGGTTTTCGTGTTGCCTGCCTCCTGAAGAGTATACCCCCAGCGGGCGGGGTATCGGCATGTAAGCCACCGCGCCTTGCTGTCAATGACGCTTTTCGGTTCCCCCTGAAGGTCGCCCCCAAAAAGCTATGACAGCGAAGGCTTGTCCGGCGGCTTATTGCCTCTGTCGCCCCCGCCGTGGGGGTAACAATTTATAAGGAGGCATTTTATGAGCAACACGAAAACCCTAACCGCTGAGGCACTTCATCAATTTTCTGGCTCGGAAAATTGGTATCGTCACTCGCTGAACAGGAAGGTGCTGTATACCGACGGGGCGCAATATCTCGCCGAACAGGGCGGGGCTTACTGGCTACTCGATAGCATCGCTATCGCACAGGCACATGTCAAAGCGGTGAAAGCGGAAGAGTTTCAGGTGTGGACGCTGAAAGTGAATCCCGACTCCACTGCCCTGCTCACCTGTGACGACGGCAATAAGCGCATCGTGTACAGCGAGTCCATACCTTTTACCGATTTCCCGCTGCCGGAAGTGAAGCTCTATTTCACCGACAACGTCATCATGCTCACCAGCGAGTATTAACTCACCATACCCGCAGGGCTTCCCCAGCCTTGCGGGTTCTCTTTCCATATTTCTCTAATTACCTCTTTACTTAATTCGATAAATAGTCTATTGCTTACTTCCATCATTATAGAAATCCACAAAGAGGTAAGTATGACGATAATAGCGGTTCTCAACTCAAAAGGCGGATGTGGCAAGACCACTATCAGCACCAACTTAGCGCGATCACTCCAGAAGCGCGGCTACAAGGTGCTACTCGTGGACACAGACCACGCCCAAGCAAGCGCACGGGACTGGCACGCAGCGAAAGAAGATAATCCGCTCCCCTGCATTGCGCTTGACCGCCCAAATAACTTTAAAAGCTTAACCAGCGTGGCAACTTCTTATGATTATGTGGTGGTGGATGGAGCCGCGAAGCTGGAAGATATTATTGCCACAGCAGTGAAATCCGCTGACTTGGTTTTAATTCCCGTGCAGCCCTCACCCTATGACCTCTGGGCTGCCTCCGACCTCGTTGACCTCATTAAGACCCGGCAAAGCATCACAGATGGAAAGCCGAAAGCTGCCTTTGTCATAAGCCGCGCGATAGATGGAACGAAGTTAGGGCGAGAAATTCAAACCGCCCTCGCCGAATATCAACTTCCTGTCCTGAGCACCCCCATCACTCAACGGCAGATTTACGCCCAAACTGCCAGCAGAGGTGAATCAGTCATTGATTCCAAAAATGCCGAAGCCATCGCCGAACTGGAGGCAGTAACGGAAGAAATAATTAAATACGCAAATAACTAATTACGTAAAGAGGTAAATACACATATGAGCGACCTATCTATTAAACGCCCCAGCAAAGCCCAAACTACCAAAGAGAAACTTATACAGGACGTGGCAGGAGTTGACGGCAACGTCAAAGTGAACTTTAATCTGCCACGCACTCTTCTGAAGCAAACCAAAATCCGTTGTGCGGAAGAGGGGCGCAGCATGTCGCAGTTAGTCAGAGAGCTACTGACGAGCTACTTGCATAAATCCACATAGAGGTAAGTGTATACCTACCTAATTACACATTTAGGTATTTAACGAAGTATGTATGACAGAAACTAAATCAAACCAACAGCTTACAAAGAGACAAGCTAGGCTTATCAATACAGCGGTGGAGATTTCCCTTACTCCTACGACTGCAAAAGATGCAAAATTTCTAGCTCGACAATTCGTACAAGTTACCCTTCCGCATCGAGACCCTAAAACACATGTCTGGTATCGCACTAACGGCAACACTGCTCTTGGCATTCAGGCAGGATTTAACTTCCGCACTGGCGAGAGTTACGGCTTGCCCTATGGTGTCATTCCGCGCCTGTTGTTGTTTTGGATAACAACCGAAGCTGTCCGCACCAAGAAGTCACGCCTAGAACTGGGTGACAGTCTTGCGGCTTTCATGCGGCAGGTAGGACTAGACCCAAGCAGGGGAGGAAAGAGAAGCGATGCCCATAGGCTACATGAACAAATGCGCCGCCTGTTTTCGGCAACTGTGACCTTCTGCCTTCCGTTAGATGATAAAGCAGGGTACGGGCAAGAAGAGTTTGATATTAAGATTTCCAATCACCGTGTTTTTTGGTGGAGCGCAAAACAGCCAGAGCAGGGGGCGCTATGGAAAAGTTACATTGACCTAACCCCTGAATTTTATAGTGCGATTACTGCCGCCCCAATTCCCGTTCACACCGAAGCTTTAAAAGAGCTGAAGAATAGTCCCCTCGCATTAGACCTTTATGCCCTTTGTTGCTATGAAGCCTATAGAGCGGAGAAAAACGGAAAGGCGCGGTTTATTCCGTGGCGTGCGTTGTCGGAACAATTAGGGGCAAATTACAACCGAGAGGATAAAAACGACGGGGTAAAAGATTTTGCTCGGAACTGCCGTTTAGCTCTTAAAAAAATTCAACCTCTCATGCCGACCTTGCATTTTACTGATAAAAATGGCGGCTTAACCATCCTGTCTACCAGCTCACCAGCCATATCACAAAAATAAGTAAAATCACCACGCTGATTTACCACACCAATACTCAAAAAACCTAGGTTATAAGCCGTTTTTTCCACAATTAAGCTGTGAATAAGAGAGTTATCCACGCTGATTTACCACACCGGGGGGACGCTGATTTACCACACCGGGGTGCGCTGATTTACCACACCGTCCCTTTAATATAGACCTTTAATAAAAACCTGTAGTTTATTCGTTCCGAACTGTGGAAAACTTTTCTATCTCGCCTCGGATTACGGAAAGAAGGGAATGGAAACTCTGACCCGTCATGCTTTCTTCCAGCAAGCCCCAAGCGGGGCATTGGAAGAAAGCTTTATTCTTTAACACCACCTCGACCGGACAAGCGGAAAGAAGAAGGTTGCATTCAGAATAGGTATGAGGGCGGGGAGGGGATACGGCACACCCACCCAAGACTACTTCAATTTCTTTACAGGAAGGCACAGGAGCAACGAAACAGGGTAAAGATAGGGTTAGGCATCAAAAATTTTTTCTACCCCCCTGTATGCCTCTTTAAATCGTTTTCCTAAACCTATCCGGTAAAGCTGCGAAAGCCGGGGAGGGGTGTGACCGCGTGTCCGCCGTCACCGACCGGACGCACCGTCACGGAGACGTGACCGTGGGGAGCAATCACGTATTGGTTGTCTTATTCTGCCGTACTTCTTTTTCCTGTCCCATTCCGGGATTAGTTTCCTCACCCTTTCGCTATAAAAACATGTTCGGGGGTTCGGGGGGCAGCGCCCCCGGTTCGCTTCAGCGAAGCGAAGGAGCGGGGAGACAAGGGAGCCGCCCCGCCCATGAGTCACACAGGAGAATTTACGAATAAAAGGGCACGACAAAGGCGAGAACCAAGCCGCGCCCGTTTCCCCATTCGCATCTGGATTTCAGCGTTACCCGTCACCAGACAGTTTCCATCATCGTGATTTTTTCCCTTCGGTCAATCGCTGAATTTTCGACCGACCAGATGCGAAAACATCCCCGGCTCAGTTGCTGGACTGACTCGCTTCAAAATTACTTTCCGTTCATCACTTTTCCTTTCCGGTTTTTAACGCGACTTCTTACCTCTGGTTAACCCAGTTCCTACCGCAATTCTTCCGACCATTAACCTCTTGAGCTGCCGGAATTTTCCCCGGTTGCTTTATCTGGTTGGATGCTCTATAAGCATCATTAATTTTAGTTGGCAAGACGTGGATTGTTTTACAATCCTGTCTCGCCAAAGGGGTGAAGAACCCCTTGTGGAATCCCCAAAACAGGAAAGGGGGAGGCGATGCAGAAGACCGGACAGGCGGCAAAGAAAGAGCCGAAGAATCGCATCGCAAATTTTCGGGTAACGCAGAAGGAATATCTTCAGATAGAAACCAATGCCGAGCGGGAAGGATTAACCTTTGGTTCCTACCTTCGCACCCATACTGTCACCGCTCCGACCACTCGTGCCATGCGCCGCCCGGTGGTGGAAAAAACTCTCCTGAGTAAGCTCACCGCTGAGCTAGGGCGGTCGGGTTCAAACCTGAACCAGATCGCCAGAGCGATGAACTCCGGCGATAAGGTGACCAGCGACCAAATCCAAGCCGCCTTGAAGGAGCACCGGCAGATACTTGCCGCCATCATCGACGTGCTGGGGAGGAAGTCACGATGATTGTGAAGGGCGGCAGCCGGAGGGCAGGCGGATTCTTTGCCAAGCATTTGATGAACGCCGAGGACAATGAACGGGTTGAAGTCAAAGAAATGCGCGGCTTCGTGTCGGAGGATGTGAAGGGCGCGTTTCAGGAAATCGACATCATCGCGGCAGGGACACGGGTGCAGAACCCGTTTTACCATGCCTCGATTAATCCCCGCGCCGATGAACACCTCACACAGGAAGAATGGAACACCGCCGTAGATACTCTGGAGAAAAATCTAGGCTTGGAAGGACATGCCCGTTTCCAGATTGAGCATGTGAAGGAGGGCAGGGAACACCGGCACATTATCTGGAACCGCCTCGATGAAAACCTGAAGCTGACCAGTGACAGCTTCACCTACCAAGCCCACGACAAAACCCGCCGCGAGCTGGAGCAACTCTTCGAGCATGAGCGAACACCGGACACGCCGCAACCGTCACAGCGTAAGAGCCATGAGTTTGCCGAGTGGGAGCAGTTCCGGGGTAGCCAGACGGGTATCACGCCGCAGGACGTGAAGGGAGAAATCACCGCCCTCTATCACGCCTCGGACAGTGGCGCCGCCTTCCAAAGCGCCTTGGAAGAATCCGGCTATGTGCTGTGCCGGGGCGACAAGCGGGACACGCTGTGTGTGATCGACAGTGCCGGGACAAGCCATGCCCTTGTCCGCCGTATCGACGGAATTAAAACAGCGCAGCTTCGGGAATTGATGGCGGATATAGATCCGCAAGCCCTGCCGAGCGTGAAGGAAGCCACCGAGTTTGTGAAGGCGGAAGCAGAGGACGGAGGCGGAGGGCAGGGCGCAGTAGCGAACGCACAGCAACAGGAGCCGGAGCATTCACACAATCCCAAGCTGGCTGTGCTGGAGAAATACGCGATTCACCAGAATGAGTTAGCCCATTCCACCGCTCAGGAATTTAGCGACCAGCAAGAATCCTTGCTCGCAAGGCAAGGCTGGCAACTGCCCCATCTGGGTACGCAGACCGTTGACGGATGGTTACAGCGCGGCTATGAGTCGCTGGAAGAACAACACGCGGCGATTCCTGAAGTGCAACACCACCCGCCGAACAAACAGCCGCATGAATCATGGTCGGAGTTTGTCACGCGGACAGGCGAACCAAAACGCACGGAAGAAAAAGAACGCGAACCGGAGATAGAGTTATGAGCGATGATGTGGACGGGATAACTAAGCTATGGAGCATAGAGGAAGGGGAGGCGAAGCCCTCCGCCACTATTCACGAGCTGAAGCCACCGAAGAAGGAACAACCAACAGGCAAGCCGTCCTATGAAGCCTTCACCAACAAGGACAAGGTCTATGCTTTCACCATTGTGAGCCAGTCACCCCGTCTTGAATATTCATTCTTCTACCAGAATTTAGTGCAGCTGGTGGTGAACGCACCGGAGGCGGATTTTTTATCGGTGATGACCAGCTCCGCCTTTATCCGCATCACGGGCAGGAACTTAAAACCGATTGCGACCGCCTTAAAAATGCGAACCTGTGACACCATCACCCAGTATTCACCGGAGCTGTTTCTCCCGCCGGACGACAACACCGCGCCGTTTATTGAATCAGTGGAAGTAACCACACCCGATCCGCAGCCAGCGAAGAAGCTGGAGCGGGGATCGAAGCCGGAAGTGAAACGGGAAAAGCAGGAAGCTTAGGGAGGCAACACAAACGGCGCATTCTAAACGAACGCCACCTGAGTTTCATGAAGATTTCTTCATAATCCCTTGACAAGCGTGCTAGAGGGGCATAAAACGACTATAGAGCATGTGATAGCACGTGCTAGTTTGGCTAGAGAGTTGTTTGTGTATTTGGCAGTAGTTTCCACCGTTTGAAGCCATAAGGCGGTTATTCGTTATGGGCTAACGAGGTTCGCAAGTGTCGCCGACCACCTACCCAGAGATTGACGAAGAAGTAGAAACTCCCCCAGCAACCGAAAGTTCCTCCCAGCCTCAGGTACACTTACAGGCAGGGAGCGATTCAGTGGCATACAAATCAAGACAGCACCACCCAGAAGAAGGGCAACATACCGCACGGCTTGCGGCAACCACTAAAGGCAAGAAAGAACGTACCGCCTACCTTGCTCCATCTGCTCAAGGAACAGTTGCCGTTATTGTGCGCCTTGAACCTGAATTAAAAGATGCTGTTGATAAAGCCGTTGATGAATCTGGTTTAACCCAAAAGGAATTTTTAACAGCCGCCATCAAAAAGGCAGTTCAAGGACACAACACAGAAACCGATCCCATTACTGCCAAAATGACAGCAGAAGCCCTCGAAAAGAGCCGCGAGTTAGAAGCCATCCTCCGCCGCGTTAATCGAAGTTTCGATCGTCATTCCCGCTAAATAATTTTCTCTGCTGATGCCCCCCCTTGACACAGAACTAGGGGTATTGATAGTTTGAACTATCATGATAGTTCAAACTATCAATCATCAACAACCATAAGGAGGCTGCCGCTATGGAAGGCTTCAATATCAAGCAAGCGACTCCGGTTAGTTCCTCTCCGGTTTCCTCCCACCCTTCCCAAGGCTTCGCCAACCGCTACGGTATCCATCCGCTGATTGCGTTCTTCACGCTGTGTTGCGACCTCATGTTGTTTACGGGTGAGGCTGCGACCTTTGGCGTATCCCTGCCCCTGTCGTTACTCGTCAGCAGCGCGGTCGGGTATGCCACCTATAAAGGGCAACAGGCGTGGTATGGCGACTCGCCAGACAGTGCCAAGACCAAAGCCATTGTCCTTGGGGTTTTGACCTTCATTCCGTCACCGCTTCCGGCTACCGCCTATATGTCACTTGGCTGTTTAGGGTTGCTCAAAAAGAAGTAGCACCAGGATGAAACCCCCTTACTAGGGCTTCTCCCTGGTGAGGGGTTTCCAGAAAGGCACGGACACTATGACGACCGACTTTATCCGCGACATGGACACAACCCTTTTACAACTAAATAGCAAAGACGTGTTCAGCTTACGCACTGCCTATGAAGGAATTTTTGTGCTCGGTGGAATTGGTAGCGGGAAGACCAGCGGCGCGGGTCGGGCAATCGCTGGCGCAATGTTGCGCTCCGGTGCAGGCGGGTTAGTAATGGTGGCGAAGCCCGAAGAAATTGAGCTGTGGCAATCCTACGCAAAGCAGCACGGCAGGACAGATGATCTTGTGCTGTTCAATGAGAAAGCAGGCTGTAACTTCATCGCCTATGAGTTTTCTCGAAAAGGGGTGCAGGGTGCAAACTCGGTCACTGATTGCATCATGCGGATATTGGATGCGGCGGAGAAAGCCGCCGGACAAGGGGCAGGGAAAGACAGTGACCCGTTCTGGAAAAACACCAGTCGGCAAATGTTGCTCTATTCCATTTCTGCGCTGTATGGAGCAACCGGCAACGTCACCGTCGAGGATATTGTCCGGTTTGTGACGACTGCCCCGACCAAACGCCCCACCACGCCCGAAGAATTGCAGGAGGTCGAAAAAAGTTTTGCCTTCCGCACCCTGAAGCAATTTGACACTGAGCCAGTGTGCGAAGTTCCCGCCGATGTGAAGAAAGCCGTGAACAGCTATTGGGCGCTACAGTACACCGCCCTTGCTGAAAAAACCCGCTCCTCCATTCTGATTCACGTCACCAGCAGCCTCAACCGTTTTGCAACGGGGATGCTCAGGAAATGCTTTTGTGACGAAACGACCATCGTTCCCGAAATGTCCTTCGCCGGAAAGATCATATTACTGGGGTTGCCAATTTTAACGATGAATGAAGAGGCGATAGTCGGACAACAATTGTTCCAGTTCCTCTGGATGCGTGCGGTAGAAAGCCGAAATGGACTCGGCAAACAATTTTCTGAGCGCCCTCTCTTTCTTTACGGCGATGAATGCCAGTATTTTGTCACTCCCTATTGGGACACCTTCCTCAGTACCTGCCGGGGTTCACGCTGTGCGGTCATCGCGATGAGCCAATCTCTGCCGACGCTCTACGCGCAGATCGGACAGGACAAAAGCGATTTTGTCGATGGGCTGACAGGAAAATTCCTAACCAAGCTGTTCTTCTTGAATAGCTGCCCGCGCAGCAACAAATGGGCGAGCGAACTTATCGGCAAGGGCTTAAAAATCCGCAAGACCCAGACTCAGGGTGTCACCACCGGGATGAATACCAACCGGGGCGGTAGCCAAGCTTCCACCAATGAGGGCTGGCATAAGAGCGAAGGCACTAACACAGGCACGAGTGAACAGGAATATGAGGCTTCCCTGCTAGACACTAACTATTTTTCGACTTCACTGAAGACGGGCGGACCGAAAAATAATTTTGAAGTGTCGGGTGTGTGGTTTCGTGCCGGAGCGCAGTTTTTCGAGCCAATCCCGAACACAAGCAGCAACGTCGTTTTGGCAACCTTCATCCAGCAATAAGGAGGTTCGATCATGCGTCCTACACCCCTACAGTGGATTGTTGCCTCGCGCTATACGCTTCCAATTTGGCTTGGTCTTGGTCTGTGGCTCTGGTTTTCGCAAGGCGGAGATTGGGACAAGCTGCGCCAAGAGCAGCAACTTGCCTTTGCGATTCTCGGCGGGATGTTCGCCATTGCCTACATCAAATCCTTCCCCACCGTGTTTTTCTTCGAGAGGGAACAGGCTCTCTACCGAAAATCTGCTATCAGCCCGGAGGAACGCTGGCGGCGCCAGACCGTCTATCAAATCTTCTTTTTGGTGCTGGTCGCGGCGGCACTCCTCTATGCCGGGTTCCACTACTGGAAGACTACGCCAGAGCCGCAACCCGCGAGCTACAAAGCGGCGGCAGCAGGGGTGGGCGGGGTCAGCCTTCTGGCTGGTGCGGCTTACGTTACGATCAAACCCTATTTTGTGAAGAAGCCGGACACAGCCCACAAATTATATGTGTCCTGCCCGCTCCCGATTCCCACCCGCACACCATCTGAAGCGTTGGAACTTCCTGACTACTGCCGGCGGGTGCTGACTAAAAAACAGGTGATGCTATGAATAGCGACAATTTCTTTTACGCGCTGTCCGTCCTGCCCTTCCTGCCGTACTCGAAGGCGGCGGCAAAGTTTGTCCTGTCACACAGTGCCAGCCTGTCCCTTGGGCTGGTGGCGTTTCTCATTACCAAAACCCTGAAAGGAGACGCAGCCATGCAACCATCACAGATGAAAAAGCCGAACGTGAATGATTACCTGCTTGCCCATCCCCTCGCTCTGCCCTTCTGGGTGTGTGGATTTGTCTATCTGTTTTTCAACCTCGCAGCAGATGGACTCGTAAACCCGTTGTTGGTGCTGCTGGTGGTTACCTTCTGGCTGCATTCCATGCAGCACTCCCTCACGTCGCTGCTTGAGTATCACACCGCAGAAGAAAGGAAGGAGGTGTTGCCATGTGCCGAATTAGCCAAGACATGACGCTAAACCGGATAATCCCCGGCATCACATCGAAAGGAGACATTCATCATGGGCTTCTTTGATAA
It contains:
- a CDS encoding DUF4113 domain-containing protein, with amino-acid sequence KHMGVVGLRLVMELRGVSCLELEQCPSPKKGITCSRSFGRSIIKLHEMEEAVSSYTSRAAEKLRREKLSVSSLSVFLHTNQFKDAPQYSNALTFTLPAPTDSTPELIAAALEGIRRIWRDGFAYKKAGVMFLSLVPASQIQTSLFDTADRSRAKTLMATLDAINHRFGSGTLQYASSGIAKEWKASFNHCSPAYTTRWDELPIAHAN
- a CDS encoding AAA family ATPase, giving the protein MTIIAVLNSKGGCGKTTISTNLARSLQKRGYKVLLVDTDHAQASARDWHAAKEDNPLPCIALDRPNNFKSLTSVATSYDYVVVDGAAKLEDIIATAVKSADLVLIPVQPSPYDLWAASDLVDLIKTRQSITDGKPKAAFVISRAIDGTKLGREIQTALAEYQLPVLSTPITQRQIYAQTASRGESVIDSKNAEAIAELEAVTEEIIKYANN
- the mobC gene encoding plasmid mobilization relaxosome protein MobC, yielding MQKTGQAAKKEPKNRIANFRVTQKEYLQIETNAEREGLTFGSYLRTHTVTAPTTRAMRRPVVEKTLLSKLTAELGRSGSNLNQIARAMNSGDKVTSDQIQAALKEHRQILAAIIDVLGRKSR
- a CDS encoding relaxase/mobilization nuclease domain-containing protein; the encoded protein is MIVKGGSRRAGGFFAKHLMNAEDNERVEVKEMRGFVSEDVKGAFQEIDIIAAGTRVQNPFYHASINPRADEHLTQEEWNTAVDTLEKNLGLEGHARFQIEHVKEGREHRHIIWNRLDENLKLTSDSFTYQAHDKTRRELEQLFEHERTPDTPQPSQRKSHEFAEWEQFRGSQTGITPQDVKGEITALYHASDSGAAFQSALEESGYVLCRGDKRDTLCVIDSAGTSHALVRRIDGIKTAQLRELMADIDPQALPSVKEATEFVKAEAEDGGGGQGAVANAQQQEPEHSHNPKLAVLEKYAIHQNELAHSTAQEFSDQQESLLARQGWQLPHLGTQTVDGWLQRGYESLEEQHAAIPEVQHHPPNKQPHESWSEFVTRTGEPKRTEEKEREPEIEL
- a CDS encoding type IV secretory system conjugative DNA transfer family protein — translated: MTTDFIRDMDTTLLQLNSKDVFSLRTAYEGIFVLGGIGSGKTSGAGRAIAGAMLRSGAGGLVMVAKPEEIELWQSYAKQHGRTDDLVLFNEKAGCNFIAYEFSRKGVQGANSVTDCIMRILDAAEKAAGQGAGKDSDPFWKNTSRQMLLYSISALYGATGNVTVEDIVRFVTTAPTKRPTTPEELQEVEKSFAFRTLKQFDTEPVCEVPADVKKAVNSYWALQYTALAEKTRSSILIHVTSSLNRFATGMLRKCFCDETTIVPEMSFAGKIILLGLPILTMNEEAIVGQQLFQFLWMRAVESRNGLGKQFSERPLFLYGDECQYFVTPYWDTFLSTCRGSRCAVIAMSQSLPTLYAQIGQDKSDFVDGLTGKFLTKLFFLNSCPRSNKWASELIGKGLKIRKTQTQGVTTGMNTNRGGSQASTNEGWHKSEGTNTGTSEQEYEASLLDTNYFSTSLKTGGPKNNFEVSGVWFRAGAQFFEPIPNTSSNVVLATFIQQ